A single window of Caldimicrobium thiodismutans DNA harbors:
- a CDS encoding metal ABC transporter ATP-binding protein translates to MIQVENLTLSFNEKPILEEINLTINQGDFLAIIGPNGGGKSTLIRCLLGFLQPQRGKITLWGEPISTFKHWYKIGYLPQRAGKELLSLNPITLKEFVLLPSKWYKKPVDTSHLKFLIETFGLEELISKKISHLSFGQLQRAYLVRALLLKPEILILDEPSVGLDFVSQEAFYQILSDFHKRGLTIILITHETWLLTREINKVACLNHRLYYHGEHEEFCVLAEKGITDLPYHRVEHLHW, encoded by the coding sequence ATGATCCAGGTTGAAAATTTAACGCTCTCCTTTAATGAAAAGCCCATTTTAGAGGAAATAAATTTAACGATAAATCAAGGAGATTTTCTGGCTATCATTGGTCCCAATGGGGGTGGTAAGAGTACTCTTATCAGGTGTCTTCTTGGGTTTTTGCAGCCTCAAAGGGGTAAAATTACCCTTTGGGGAGAGCCAATCTCTACTTTTAAACACTGGTATAAAATTGGCTATCTCCCCCAGAGAGCAGGCAAAGAATTGCTCTCTTTGAATCCGATAACTTTAAAAGAATTTGTCCTTCTCCCCTCTAAGTGGTATAAAAAGCCTGTTGATACATCTCATCTTAAATTTCTTATAGAAACCTTTGGGCTTGAAGAACTAATTTCCAAGAAGATATCTCACCTCTCCTTTGGTCAACTTCAGAGGGCTTATTTAGTTAGGGCCTTGCTTTTAAAACCAGAGATTTTGATTTTGGATGAGCCTTCAGTTGGGCTTGACTTTGTTTCCCAGGAGGCCTTTTATCAAATCCTTTCGGATTTTCATAAAAGGGGCTTGACTATCATTCTTATTACTCACGAAACATGGCTTTTAACTCGGGAGATAAATAAAGTTGCCTGCCTGAACCACAGGCTCTACTATCACGGAGAACATGAAGAGTTTTGCGTTTTAGCAGAAAAAGGTATTACAGATCTTCCCTATCATAGGGTAGAACACCTTCATTGGTAG
- the mazG gene encoding nucleoside triphosphate pyrophosphohydrolase, with amino-acid sequence MGIKLKFSFQRKGDLTSLYEIVEALRSEKGCPWDKKQTPQSLKKYLLEETYEALEAIEKGSPEEIKEELGDLLFLLLFIIYLYEEAGVFSIRDLVYLTFQKMIRRHPHVFGEEEAKTAEEVISNWQKIKSKEGKSESVLGNIPKSLPALQRAYRLGERAERVGFDWNSPQEVFPKIYEELRELEEALSQGNTSQIKEELGDLLFSLANLSRKLNLNPEEALREALEKFEQRFREMERRIKEKGKGLQELSLEEMDALWEEIKPAKL; translated from the coding sequence ATGGGAATTAAGCTTAAATTTTCCTTTCAAAGAAAAGGGGATCTAACCTCTCTCTATGAAATAGTTGAAGCCTTAAGAAGTGAGAAAGGGTGCCCCTGGGACAAAAAGCAAACTCCCCAGAGCCTTAAAAAATATCTTTTAGAGGAGACCTATGAAGCCCTTGAAGCTATTGAAAAGGGCTCTCCTGAAGAGATTAAGGAGGAGTTAGGGGATTTACTATTTTTACTTCTTTTTATTATTTATCTTTATGAAGAGGCAGGTGTTTTTTCTATTAGAGATCTTGTCTATTTAACCTTTCAGAAAATGATAAGAAGGCATCCCCATGTCTTTGGTGAAGAGGAGGCCAAAACAGCAGAAGAGGTTATTTCTAACTGGCAAAAAATAAAAAGTAAAGAGGGTAAAAGTGAATCGGTTCTTGGCAATATTCCTAAGAGTCTTCCTGCCCTACAAAGGGCATACAGACTCGGAGAGAGAGCTGAAAGAGTAGGTTTTGACTGGAACTCCCCTCAGGAGGTCTTTCCAAAGATATATGAAGAACTTAGAGAGCTTGAAGAGGCTCTATCCCAAGGCAATACCTCTCAGATAAAAGAGGAACTGGGGGACTTACTCTTTTCCTTAGCCAATCTATCAAGAAAACTAAACCTTAATCCCGAAGAGGCCCTAAGAGAGGCTTTAGAAAAGTTTGAGCAAAGATTTAGAGAAATGGAAAGAAGGATAAAAGAAAAGGGAAAAGGCCTTCAAGAGCTCTCCCTTGAAGAAATGGATGCCCTCTGGGAAGAAATAAAACCTGCAAAATTATGA
- the leuD gene encoding 3-isopropylmalate dehydratase small subunit, whose protein sequence is MIKGKVWKFGDNVDTDVIIPARYLNTTDPEELAKHCMEDADPEFSKKVKPGDILVAGRNFGCGSSREHAPIAIKACGISCVIAESFARIFYRNAFNTGLLIIECPEAVKDAQNGDELEVDVEKGLIINHTQKKTYKIHPLPSFMKTILEDGGLIPHIMKKFKASCSI, encoded by the coding sequence ATGATTAAGGGAAAGGTGTGGAAATTTGGAGACAATGTGGATACAGATGTCATAATTCCTGCTCGGTATTTAAATACCACTGATCCTGAAGAACTTGCCAAACACTGCATGGAGGATGCAGATCCAGAATTTTCAAAAAAAGTAAAACCTGGAGATATCCTTGTTGCAGGAAGAAATTTTGGTTGTGGCTCCTCAAGGGAACATGCTCCCATTGCCATTAAGGCCTGCGGAATATCCTGTGTGATTGCAGAATCCTTTGCAAGGATCTTTTATAGAAATGCCTTCAATACAGGACTTTTGATAATTGAATGCCCAGAAGCTGTAAAAGACGCCCAGAATGGAGATGAACTGGAGGTAGATGTGGAAAAGGGACTGATTATCAATCATACGCAGAAAAAAACATATAAGATTCATCCTTTACCCTCTTTTATGAAGACAATTCTTGAAGATGGAGGATTAATTCCTCATATAATGAAAAAATTTAAAGCAAGTTGTTCAATTTAA
- the hepT gene encoding type VII toxin-antitoxin system HepT family RNase toxin yields the protein MKINLEKIYKNLENIKDSYSQIVKISSKDENILLEDRISLGALKFELIISVEAICNILTHLLSKVKNKACSGYIDCIKKAKDFSLISESLGEKLIGLAKLRNLLVHRYWDIDDKLLLKEVKTHKDDLLSFVEEIENNLKNFCKEEKND from the coding sequence ATGAAAATAAATTTAGAAAAAATTTATAAAAATCTTGAGAATATCAAGGACTCCTATTCCCAGATAGTGAAAATCTCTTCTAAGGATGAAAATATACTTCTTGAAGACCGAATTTCCCTTGGGGCTCTAAAATTTGAATTAATTATCTCAGTTGAGGCTATCTGCAATATTCTTACTCATCTCTTGAGTAAAGTTAAAAATAAAGCCTGTAGTGGCTATATAGATTGCATAAAAAAAGCTAAAGATTTTTCTCTTATAAGTGAATCCTTAGGTGAAAAACTTATAGGACTTGCTAAATTGAGAAATTTACTCGTTCATAGATATTGGGATATTGATGATAAACTTTTACTTAAAGAGGTAAAAACCCATAAAGATGACCTTTTGAGTTTTGTAGAAGAGATAGAAAATAATTTGAAAAACTTTTGTAAGGAGGAAAAAAATGATTAA